A region of Carboxydocella sporoproducens DSM 16521 DNA encodes the following proteins:
- a CDS encoding anti-sigma factor domain-containing protein has protein sequence MKKNKGVVLEIEGKQAIVLGPGGEFRTIRLHKPVEIGEEIELGPEKVAVFTSWRHWLGAVAAVFLVLALLPFWQQWNQPNLGPVVTYLSLDINPSFQLGLDDQNRVVEEQGLNQEAKELLASTPIHGLAAAEAVNRLTRAAEAAGYLGKNGSPQIILAVASRQGEAKAAQVAALLRQQTKQFLERQQLQVALKTVVTVPQAVQIAAGQGLSLGKLVQNIEEKKNRQEQETVKPATTAVAKGEKQQTVKSEARVQTETKSVSRNSTKQQGQSTKEQKPAVTVKPATTNSGKPQTSQPAPANPTKPAVAQPEDQGIVFITEIDLSLGGEGGTATPSTSGETQTQQQKTDNN, from the coding sequence ATGAAAAAGAACAAAGGCGTGGTGCTGGAAATCGAGGGCAAGCAGGCCATTGTCCTCGGCCCCGGTGGCGAATTCCGCACTATTCGCCTGCATAAACCGGTGGAGATTGGTGAGGAAATTGAATTAGGGCCAGAAAAAGTGGCAGTTTTCACCTCCTGGCGACACTGGCTGGGGGCGGTGGCAGCTGTCTTTCTGGTACTGGCTCTTCTGCCCTTCTGGCAGCAGTGGAATCAACCGAACCTGGGCCCTGTAGTTACTTACCTTTCTCTGGACATCAATCCCAGCTTTCAGCTGGGGCTGGATGACCAGAACCGGGTAGTGGAAGAACAAGGATTGAACCAGGAGGCTAAAGAGCTGCTGGCCAGTACGCCCATTCATGGTCTGGCGGCAGCAGAAGCGGTCAATCGCCTGACCAGGGCAGCAGAAGCGGCTGGATATCTGGGTAAAAACGGTTCGCCCCAGATTATCCTGGCGGTGGCTTCCCGTCAGGGCGAGGCTAAGGCAGCCCAGGTTGCAGCTCTTTTAAGGCAGCAGACCAAACAGTTTCTGGAGCGCCAGCAACTGCAGGTGGCTCTGAAGACGGTGGTTACAGTGCCCCAGGCAGTACAGATTGCTGCCGGCCAGGGATTGTCCTTAGGTAAGCTGGTCCAGAATATTGAGGAAAAGAAAAACCGGCAGGAACAGGAAACGGTAAAACCTGCTACGACTGCTGTGGCTAAAGGCGAGAAGCAGCAAACGGTAAAATCCGAAGCCAGGGTGCAGACAGAGACTAAATCTGTTTCCAGGAACAGCACTAAACAGCAGGGGCAATCTACCAAAGAGCAAAAACCTGCGGTAACGGTAAAACCGGCCACAACTAATTCCGGTAAGCCGCAGACCAGCCAACCTGCACCTGCTAATCCGACCAAGCCGGCAGTCGCCCAGCCGGAGGATCAGGGGATTGTTTTCATTACTGAAATTGACCTTTCTCTAGGGGGAGAAGGGGGAACCGCTACTCCTTCCACTTCAGGAGAGACGCAAACACAGCAGCAGAAGACTGATAATAACTGA
- a CDS encoding SpoIID/LytB domain-containing protein, protein MKKKIGTLILIVLMLGYLTAPAPILAAAQPIIKVALKIDASSYSDKIYGPYQVVDNKTGAVVATVNNSDGVQVDVSPDNGGDIYVLNGEGAVTTLPADSTGLYGVGAGGTVQALPKDYFMVDAQAKPRAAKGLALTVDGTPAGTFVGPLEFQRQSTQLNNPPLIGFNGKRYRGNFRLIPRSETAFNIINVLPMEEYLYGVVPSEMPTSWHMEALKAQAVAARTYALRQIKANPLAEYNVLPTDASQVYGGYDKERGSSSSAVDQTRGEVLVYNGQPIDAVFHSSNGGATENSEEVWSSTVAYLRGKVDPFDYNDWHYRSDPKNTVTYDKAGLITQLNLKGYNFGDVTDLIVDKLTTVGQRIQILRITGKDKNGNPLEVILKNADRVRTTFGLKARAKSMTLVKDPVTQELQSVTFTSEGWGHGLGMSQYGAKGRAENGQTYKQILQFYYTGAQLVGDYNQSQ, encoded by the coding sequence ATGAAGAAAAAAATCGGGACCCTCATCCTCATCGTATTGATGCTGGGCTATCTGACTGCACCGGCCCCGATTCTGGCAGCGGCTCAGCCGATTATCAAGGTGGCCTTGAAAATTGATGCCAGCAGCTATTCTGACAAAATCTACGGCCCTTATCAAGTGGTGGATAACAAAACCGGGGCGGTAGTGGCTACAGTGAATAATAGTGATGGCGTACAGGTAGATGTCAGCCCGGATAATGGCGGGGACATCTATGTGTTAAATGGTGAGGGAGCGGTTACTACTCTGCCTGCTGATAGCACTGGACTTTATGGGGTAGGAGCTGGAGGCACTGTGCAGGCCTTGCCAAAGGACTACTTCATGGTGGATGCTCAGGCTAAGCCGAGGGCGGCCAAAGGCCTGGCCCTGACAGTAGATGGTACGCCTGCAGGTACCTTCGTGGGGCCCCTGGAGTTTCAGCGCCAGTCGACTCAGTTGAACAATCCGCCTTTAATCGGTTTTAATGGCAAAAGATATCGCGGCAATTTCCGCTTAATCCCCCGCTCAGAAACCGCTTTTAATATCATCAATGTTTTACCGATGGAGGAATATCTCTACGGGGTGGTACCATCGGAAATGCCCACTTCCTGGCATATGGAAGCCCTGAAAGCTCAGGCGGTAGCGGCCCGCACCTATGCCCTGCGGCAGATCAAAGCTAATCCGCTGGCGGAATATAACGTTCTGCCTACTGATGCCAGCCAGGTTTATGGCGGGTATGACAAAGAAAGGGGCAGTAGCAGCAGTGCGGTGGATCAGACCCGGGGTGAGGTACTGGTCTATAATGGCCAGCCTATTGACGCTGTTTTCCATTCCAGCAATGGTGGTGCTACTGAAAACAGCGAGGAGGTATGGTCTTCGACAGTAGCTTACCTGCGGGGTAAAGTCGACCCCTTTGATTATAATGACTGGCATTATCGGAGTGACCCGAAAAATACTGTGACCTATGATAAGGCGGGTTTAATCACTCAACTTAATCTTAAAGGCTATAATTTTGGGGATGTTACTGACTTAATAGTGGACAAACTGACCACTGTAGGCCAGCGTATACAAATTTTGCGCATAACTGGTAAGGACAAAAATGGCAACCCGCTGGAAGTGATCCTCAAAAACGCCGACAGGGTTAGGACCACCTTTGGTTTAAAAGCCCGGGCCAAATCCATGACTCTGGTCAAGGACCCTGTAACCCAGGAGCTGCAATCCGTTACCTTTACCTCAGAAGGCTGGGGTCATGGACTGGGGATGTCCCAGTACGGGGCCAAGGGCCGGGCGGAAAACGGTCAGACCTATAAACAGATTCTGCAATTTTACTATACGGGTGCCCAGCTGGTGGGCGATTATAACCAGTCTCAGTAA
- the sigI gene encoding RNA polymerase sigma factor SigI — protein sequence MGRTEPHMEVQESPRHLELLAQAQRGEHGAREELIRQFKPFILRVLSQRSGRFVQQGQDEEISIGLMAFDEAINSYDPQKSGSFLAFAETVIKRRLIDYYRKEQRGNKVIPLSGLGQEEEDGLVVAERMTMHQAMLQHQLEQERLERREEIVAYSKLLARFQISFRELPEICPKHADARANALAAARLVAERPELRQHLLNRGELPLKELTELVEVSRKTLERQRKYIIAIALILIYDFSYLKEYVQ from the coding sequence ATGGGTCGAACCGAACCCCATATGGAGGTCCAGGAATCTCCCCGGCATCTGGAGCTGTTAGCCCAGGCGCAACGAGGAGAGCACGGGGCACGGGAGGAACTCATCCGCCAGTTTAAACCCTTCATTTTGCGAGTGCTTTCGCAAAGAAGCGGACGGTTTGTACAACAGGGCCAGGATGAGGAAATCAGTATCGGCTTAATGGCCTTTGATGAGGCCATTAACAGTTATGACCCCCAGAAGAGCGGTAGCTTTCTTGCCTTTGCTGAAACAGTAATTAAACGGCGGTTAATTGACTATTACCGCAAAGAACAGCGCGGGAATAAGGTAATCCCTCTGTCGGGTCTGGGCCAGGAAGAGGAAGATGGCCTGGTAGTAGCTGAACGCATGACCATGCACCAGGCGATGCTACAGCATCAGCTGGAACAGGAACGCCTGGAACGCCGGGAGGAGATTGTAGCCTATAGCAAGTTGCTGGCCCGCTTTCAGATCAGTTTCCGGGAGCTGCCGGAAATTTGTCCCAAACACGCCGATGCCAGAGCCAATGCCCTGGCTGCTGCTCGGCTGGTGGCAGAGCGGCCGGAACTGCGTCAGCACCTGCTCAATCGGGGCGAATTGCCCTTGAAAGAGTTGACAGAGCTGGTAGAGGTCAGCCGCAAGACTCTGGAACGGCAACGCAAGTACATAATAGCCATCGCCCTCATTTTGATTTATGATTTTTCCTATCTGAAAGAATATGTGCAGTGA
- a CDS encoding DUF2905 domain-containing protein, with protein MGKWLMGTGLFLVGVGLLIWLMEKILPAGRLPGDIYIQKGNFTFYFPLATSIVISIILTLLLNLLFRR; from the coding sequence ATGGGTAAATGGCTGATGGGAACAGGTCTGTTTCTGGTGGGAGTGGGCCTGTTAATCTGGTTAATGGAGAAAATTCTGCCTGCTGGCCGTTTGCCAGGGGATATCTATATTCAGAAAGGGAATTTTACCTTTTACTTTCCTCTTGCTACCAGCATTGTGATCAGCATAATTCTTACTCTTTTGTTAAATTTGCTTTTTCGGCGTTAG